A genome region from Leptospira langatensis includes the following:
- a CDS encoding lysophospholipid acyltransferase family protein, with protein MSEKLDTRNSFKRKLLVWLVPTLVVFLQRIIGLTSRKVELGKEHFNSLYPLKKPFILSIWHTNVLYSPYLNRNRKLAVLISESKDGDFITGVVHRFGNGSIRGSSSKGGSKALKAMIVHLRKNLPAAFTPDGPRGPALILQPGVIAAAQVSQVPILPFHYECTRQWIAKSWDKHRIPKPFTTFVISYGEPILIPRDLDEAGFEKERLRVEKAMLENKARAEQKAEELRSKKSVRSNQSELDLETRS; from the coding sequence ATGTCGGAAAAATTGGATACTCGCAATAGTTTTAAGCGTAAGCTATTAGTTTGGTTGGTGCCCACTCTAGTCGTTTTTTTACAGAGGATCATCGGACTCACCTCAAGAAAGGTGGAATTAGGTAAGGAGCATTTTAACTCTCTTTATCCTTTGAAAAAGCCGTTTATTCTCAGCATTTGGCATACGAACGTTCTTTATTCACCTTATCTGAATAGAAATCGTAAGTTAGCCGTTTTGATCTCCGAATCAAAGGATGGAGATTTCATTACAGGAGTGGTGCACCGATTCGGTAACGGAAGTATTCGCGGGAGCTCTTCCAAAGGCGGTTCAAAGGCCTTAAAGGCAATGATCGTTCACTTGAGAAAAAATCTTCCCGCTGCGTTCACGCCTGACGGGCCTAGAGGTCCGGCTTTGATCCTTCAACCGGGAGTCATCGCGGCCGCCCAAGTATCTCAGGTCCCTATCTTACCTTTTCATTATGAATGCACAAGACAGTGGATTGCTAAGTCTTGGGACAAGCACAGGATCCCTAAACCATTCACAACCTTTGTGATCTCTTACGGGGAACCGATCCTAATTCCAAGAGATCTGGACGAGGCCGGTTTCGAAAAAGAAAGGTTGCGAGTGGAGAAAGCAATGCTCGAAAACAAAGCTCGAGCAGAGCAAAAAGCAGAAGAGCTTAGAAGCAAAAAATCTGTTAGGTCGAACCAGTCCGAATTAGATCTAGAAACTCGCTCCTAG
- the acs gene encoding acetate--CoA ligase yields MAKERIVQPFSHFKKTANITLKDYKALYKESIENPKKFWGREAGNRLTWFKKWDKVLEHDFKNAKVEWFKGAKLNVSYNCLDRHLDTPLKNKAALIWEGDNPLESKTYTYHDLYREVNKFANVLKANGIRKGDVVMVYLPMIPELAITILACTRIGAIHSVVFGGFSPEALVSRIEDCKPKIIITSDGGYRGGKSLDLKKAVDTALDQTKEKVNDVIVVRRTGEETVLNWKEGRDHWWHYLMNDPELPAYCEPEQMNAEDPLFILYTSGSTGKPKGVLHTTGGYLLGVNMTFYYVFDIKPTDTYWCTADIGWVTGHSYLVYGPLSNGATSLMFEGVPTYPDAGRFWDVIDKHGVTIFYTAPTAIRSLMREGTDLIQKRSLESLRLIGSVGEPINPEAWEWYFENIGKSRCPVVDTWWQTETGGIMISPLPGAIAQKPGSATLPFFGVEPVLLDDGGKEINSKGEVSGNLAIKSPWPSMMRAVYKDPKRFYDTYFSIYKGYYFTGDGARRDKDGYYWITGRVDDVINVSGHRIGSAEVESALVENHSVAEAAVVGFPHDIKGQGIYAYVTVKEGVTTNDSLKKELISTVEKIIGKIARPDVIHWAPGLPKTRSGKIMRRILRKIAGGEFEGLGDISTLADPSVVEKLIEDKKKYHS; encoded by the coding sequence ATGGCAAAAGAAAGAATCGTCCAACCATTTTCTCATTTTAAGAAAACGGCAAACATCACTCTAAAAGATTATAAGGCATTATATAAGGAATCCATTGAGAACCCCAAAAAATTTTGGGGAAGGGAAGCAGGAAATCGACTTACCTGGTTTAAGAAATGGGACAAAGTACTAGAACACGATTTTAAGAACGCTAAAGTAGAGTGGTTCAAGGGAGCTAAACTAAACGTCTCCTATAATTGCTTGGACCGACATCTGGATACTCCTCTTAAAAACAAAGCTGCCCTGATCTGGGAAGGGGACAACCCTCTCGAGTCTAAGACCTATACCTATCACGATCTTTATAGAGAAGTGAACAAGTTTGCGAACGTACTAAAAGCGAATGGTATCAGGAAAGGGGATGTAGTCATGGTGTACCTGCCCATGATCCCCGAACTCGCGATTACAATTCTTGCATGTACTAGGATTGGAGCGATCCACTCCGTAGTTTTCGGAGGCTTCTCCCCCGAAGCATTAGTGAGTAGGATAGAAGATTGCAAACCTAAGATCATCATCACGTCCGACGGAGGATACAGAGGCGGAAAGAGTCTGGATCTGAAGAAGGCTGTAGATACTGCATTGGACCAAACCAAGGAGAAAGTGAACGATGTAATCGTGGTCCGAAGAACGGGAGAAGAAACCGTTCTTAATTGGAAAGAAGGCAGGGACCATTGGTGGCATTATCTCATGAACGATCCGGAACTTCCCGCGTATTGCGAACCGGAACAAATGAATGCGGAAGATCCTCTCTTCATTCTGTATACCTCGGGCTCCACAGGAAAACCGAAAGGGGTTCTGCATACTACGGGCGGATACTTGCTCGGAGTGAATATGACCTTTTATTATGTATTCGATATCAAGCCTACGGATACATACTGGTGTACTGCAGATATCGGTTGGGTCACCGGTCATAGTTATCTTGTCTACGGTCCTCTTTCGAACGGGGCTACTTCTCTCATGTTTGAAGGAGTTCCTACATATCCGGATGCAGGAAGATTCTGGGACGTGATCGACAAACATGGAGTTACCATCTTCTATACTGCGCCTACCGCGATCCGTTCCTTAATGAGAGAAGGAACCGATCTAATCCAGAAACGAAGCCTGGAATCTCTAAGATTGATCGGCTCCGTAGGAGAACCGATCAATCCGGAAGCCTGGGAATGGTACTTCGAGAATATCGGAAAATCCAGATGTCCCGTAGTAGATACTTGGTGGCAGACAGAAACGGGAGGCATCATGATCTCGCCTTTGCCGGGGGCAATCGCTCAAAAACCAGGATCGGCTACCCTTCCCTTCTTCGGAGTGGAGCCGGTATTACTGGACGATGGCGGAAAAGAGATCAATTCAAAAGGAGAAGTTAGCGGCAATCTAGCGATCAAATCTCCTTGGCCTTCTATGATGAGAGCCGTGTACAAAGACCCAAAAAGATTTTACGATACTTACTTCTCCATTTATAAAGGTTACTACTTTACGGGGGACGGAGCAAGAAGGGACAAAGACGGTTATTATTGGATCACCGGTCGCGTAGACGATGTGATCAACGTCTCCGGTCATAGAATTGGTTCCGCAGAAGTGGAAAGTGCCCTTGTAGAAAATCATTCCGTGGCAGAGGCTGCAGTCGTAGGCTTCCCTCATGATATCAAGGGCCAAGGGATTTACGCATATGTTACCGTAAAAGAGGGAGTGACCACAAATGACTCACTCAAAAAAGAGCTGATCTCCACGGTGGAAAAGATCATCGGTAAGATTGCAAGACCCGATGTGATCCATTGGGCTCCCGGACTCCCTAAGACTAGATCCGGAAAGATCATGAGAAGGATCCTGCGTAAAATTGCAGGCGGAGAATTCGAAGGCTTGGGTGATATTTCCACTCTAGCGGATCCAAGCGTTGTAGAAAAATTAATAGAGGACAAGAAGAAGTATCACAGTTGA
- a CDS encoding cobalamin-binding protein, producing the protein MSRVGPERIVCLTEETTELLYLLGEEDRIVGISAYTVRPPRAKEEKPRVSAFINGNIKRIKELNPDLVIGFSDIQAQLAHDLVKEGLNVLVTNQRSLEEIFQTILMVGGLIGKSTEVIRLVESYRKRLEEIRSRSSSKPKIRIFFQEWDQPIITGIRWVSELLGVLGAEDCFSYLKEKSLAKDRIVTFHDVAESKADAILGSWCGKPVDFDWVRSREEWKDLPAIKKNLIFEMDPAIILQPGPALFEEGILELERILDKARASI; encoded by the coding sequence TTGAGTCGCGTTGGGCCGGAAAGAATCGTTTGTTTAACGGAAGAAACGACCGAACTTCTCTACCTTTTGGGAGAAGAGGATAGAATCGTAGGTATCTCTGCGTACACTGTCCGTCCTCCCAGAGCCAAGGAAGAGAAGCCAAGAGTTTCCGCGTTTATCAACGGGAATATAAAGCGTATCAAGGAACTGAATCCGGACTTGGTCATTGGGTTCTCAGATATCCAAGCGCAATTAGCTCATGATCTAGTCAAAGAAGGACTGAACGTTCTCGTAACCAACCAAAGAAGTTTGGAAGAAATATTTCAAACTATTCTAATGGTAGGCGGACTGATCGGAAAATCGACCGAGGTGATCCGTTTAGTAGAAAGCTATCGCAAAAGACTGGAAGAGATCCGATCCAGATCTTCTTCTAAGCCTAAGATACGGATCTTCTTCCAAGAATGGGACCAACCCATTATTACTGGGATCCGCTGGGTTTCCGAGCTCTTAGGGGTTCTCGGAGCAGAAGACTGCTTCTCTTATTTGAAAGAGAAGTCTCTCGCAAAGGACAGGATCGTGACCTTTCACGATGTGGCAGAATCTAAAGCAGACGCCATTCTAGGAAGCTGGTGTGGAAAGCCTGTGGACTTCGATTGGGTTCGCTCCCGCGAAGAATGGAAAGATTTACCTGCAATTAAGAAAAATCTTATATTCGAAATGGACCCGGCGATCATACTTCAACCCGGCCCTGCCTTATTCGAAGAAGGCATTCTAGAATTAGAGAGGATCCTGGACAAAGCCAGGGCCTCGATCTAA
- a CDS encoding methyl-accepting chemotaxis protein gives MVNSGISEESSITRIWKNGAIVINRIRLGLVVLFVLTLIGVSKTNHPTQVIAHSVGTGLMALYCLLEFFLARGGKVGISFQKTLVVLDVIILSAIMAADCSINAVVARDTLANMILFFIYFYIMIYSALLGQKSFVLLIGFLTALGVAFALYIGWKSGLVLTEDAAKSKDPDTLIFSVQIVKIGFMVTASVILYQLMRLFDNLTSEGSRLYGETKVFLNRIEENQTVIRNSAENLDDSIGKFAGYISRIGEKMESQAAALEEVNAVLEELSAASHNNTQSIERQNESLSGLASNSQKLGEIIGNITEYSEALSAFAEDNKADMENVTIAAEKTNSYLVDISSSFNRVDEINQIMGEIADKTNLLALNASIEAARAGVAGRGFAVVANEVSKLADFTSENAKSISTIVRQSQSFINEAKTASAETGDLTEKQKFKLIDTTDRIIRMNDLYKEQKSILQKFLTELSHIKGASTDILESTKEQTVGQNEMIKTMGQLEKDINEISEDSGRLNSEIEKIKTQAGELRILSGHSST, from the coding sequence ATCGTAAATTCAGGAATATCGGAAGAATCGTCCATTACAAGAATCTGGAAAAACGGAGCGATCGTGATCAACCGTATCCGTCTAGGTCTGGTGGTTCTATTCGTGCTGACCCTGATTGGCGTTTCTAAGACCAACCATCCTACTCAAGTAATCGCTCACTCCGTAGGAACAGGGCTGATGGCTCTCTATTGTCTTTTAGAATTCTTTTTAGCGAGAGGCGGTAAGGTAGGCATCTCTTTCCAAAAGACTTTGGTCGTCTTGGACGTGATCATTCTTTCTGCGATCATGGCCGCGGACTGCAGCATTAACGCAGTCGTTGCCAGAGATACATTGGCGAATATGATCCTGTTCTTTATTTACTTTTATATAATGATCTACTCGGCTCTCTTGGGACAGAAGAGTTTCGTTCTTTTGATCGGATTTCTTACTGCTTTGGGTGTTGCGTTTGCTTTATACATCGGATGGAAGAGCGGCCTAGTATTAACAGAAGATGCCGCCAAGTCAAAAGATCCGGACACTCTTATTTTTTCCGTCCAGATCGTTAAGATCGGTTTCATGGTCACTGCCAGCGTGATCTTGTACCAATTGATGCGTCTTTTCGATAATCTTACGTCAGAAGGATCTCGTCTTTATGGCGAGACAAAGGTCTTCTTAAACCGGATCGAGGAGAATCAGACCGTAATTCGCAATTCGGCGGAAAACCTGGACGACTCTATCGGTAAATTCGCAGGTTATATCTCTCGAATCGGTGAGAAGATGGAATCGCAAGCTGCCGCTCTAGAAGAAGTGAATGCCGTACTAGAAGAACTTTCGGCAGCTTCTCACAATAATACACAATCGATCGAACGACAGAACGAAAGTCTTTCCGGACTAGCGAGTAATTCGCAAAAACTGGGAGAGATCATTGGGAATATCACGGAGTATAGCGAAGCTCTTTCTGCATTTGCAGAAGATAACAAGGCGGATATGGAAAACGTTACCATCGCCGCTGAAAAGACGAACTCTTACTTAGTGGATATCTCTAGTTCCTTCAATCGGGTAGACGAGATCAATCAAATCATGGGTGAGATCGCAGATAAGACAAATCTTCTCGCGTTAAACGCATCTATCGAAGCAGCTCGTGCGGGTGTAGCCGGAAGAGGATTTGCGGTTGTAGCGAACGAGGTAAGTAAACTCGCAGACTTTACTTCGGAAAACGCGAAATCGATTTCGACTATCGTGAGACAATCCCAAAGTTTTATTAACGAGGCAAAGACCGCTTCTGCAGAAACAGGAGACCTGACAGAGAAACAAAAGTTCAAACTGATCGATACCACGGATCGCATTATACGAATGAACGATCTCTATAAGGAACAGAAATCTATTCTGCAGAAATTTCTAACGGAACTGTCTCATATCAAAGGAGCTTCTACCGATATTTTGGAATCTACTAAAGAGCAAACTGTAGGCCAAAATGAGATGATCAAGACCATGGGGCAGTTGGAAAAGGACATAAACGAGATCAGCGAAGACTCGGGCCGTCTAAATTCCGAGATTGAAAAGATCAAGACCCAAGCGGGAGAACTTCGGATCTTGAGCGGACATTCCTCAACTTAA
- a CDS encoding methyl-accepting chemotaxis protein: protein MEFSKRKADSADSTILQIWKNGAIVINRIRLGLVILFIVSLAGAYKSFQPLQFLVHAGGTAFMGFYCILNFIMNRRKTISVGFHKTLVLFDVNVLSITLILDCFVSPDIAAGTLKNVVLFFIYFYIMIYSCLLGEKNFVLLVGLVSTLGASIALGCALMNGAGFVMDPELAKLPHNLSASTEIIKLAFIMVASVILAQLMRLFLKLTEEGNRLHSDAEVLLEKLKQNQVFINSSAEGLEDSIFKFAQFINRTSEKMESQAAALEEVNAVLEELSAASSNTSKSIESQTKSLNELVEDSQKLEGIVSNITEYSSALSSFAKDNKEDMENVTIAAEKTKSYLVDITNSFNKVDEINQIMGEIADKTNLLALNASIEAARAGAAGRGFSVVANEVSKLAEFTSENAKSISIIVKQSQNFINEAKIASTETGDLTERQKFKILDTSDRIVRMNALYLEQRNIIRKFLSELDSIKSVSNEINESEKEQGVGQKEMIRTMSQLEKDINDINEDSSNLNSEIEKIKTKASELRVLSNNSN from the coding sequence ATGGAATTCTCCAAACGTAAGGCCGACTCGGCAGACAGCACAATTCTGCAAATCTGGAAGAATGGAGCGATCGTGATCAATCGCATCCGTCTTGGCTTAGTAATTCTCTTCATTGTTTCTTTGGCAGGCGCTTACAAAAGCTTTCAGCCATTGCAATTCTTAGTACATGCGGGCGGCACCGCTTTCATGGGTTTCTATTGTATTCTTAACTTTATCATGAATCGGAGAAAAACCATATCCGTTGGATTTCATAAGACATTGGTCTTATTCGATGTAAATGTCCTAAGTATCACTCTCATCTTGGATTGCTTTGTGAGCCCGGATATTGCCGCAGGCACTCTTAAAAACGTGGTTCTATTCTTTATATATTTTTATATTATGATCTACTCATGTTTACTAGGTGAAAAGAATTTTGTACTTCTGGTAGGGCTAGTTTCTACACTAGGAGCTAGTATCGCCTTGGGCTGCGCCCTAATGAACGGTGCCGGATTCGTAATGGATCCGGAACTCGCAAAACTTCCTCATAATTTAAGTGCTTCTACAGAGATCATTAAACTTGCATTTATCATGGTAGCGAGCGTGATACTGGCCCAACTCATGAGGCTCTTCTTGAAATTAACGGAAGAAGGGAACAGACTCCATTCAGATGCGGAAGTTCTGCTCGAAAAACTGAAACAAAACCAAGTCTTTATCAATAGCTCCGCAGAAGGTTTAGAAGATTCTATCTTCAAGTTCGCTCAGTTTATCAATCGCACGAGTGAGAAGATGGAGTCTCAGGCAGCCGCCTTGGAAGAAGTAAATGCGGTGTTAGAAGAACTTTCGGCGGCTTCTTCCAATACTTCCAAATCGATTGAGAGCCAGACAAAGAGCCTAAACGAACTGGTAGAAGATTCCCAAAAGTTAGAAGGGATCGTTTCGAATATCACGGAATATAGTTCCGCTCTTTCTAGCTTCGCCAAAGATAACAAGGAAGATATGGAGAATGTTACCATTGCTGCGGAGAAGACGAAATCTTATCTAGTAGATATTACGAATTCATTTAATAAGGTGGATGAGATCAACCAGATCATGGGAGAGATTGCGGATAAAACCAATCTTCTCGCATTGAATGCCTCGATAGAAGCGGCAAGAGCCGGAGCAGCGGGGCGCGGATTCTCAGTCGTAGCGAACGAAGTGAGTAAACTTGCCGAATTTACCTCGGAAAATGCGAAGTCGATCTCTATTATCGTCAAGCAATCCCAAAATTTTATCAACGAAGCAAAGATCGCATCTACTGAAACGGGAGATCTAACCGAGAGACAGAAGTTTAAGATTTTAGATACTTCGGACAGGATCGTGCGAATGAACGCACTATATCTTGAGCAACGGAATATCATTCGTAAATTCTTAAGCGAGTTGGACAGCATTAAATCCGTTTCAAATGAGATCAACGAATCTGAAAAAGAACAAGGAGTGGGCCAGAAGGAAATGATCCGAACCATGTCGCAATTGGAAAAAGATATCAATGATATCAACGAGGACTCGAGCAACTTGAACTCCGAAATCGAGAAGATCAAGACCAAGGCTTCCGAGTTACGGGTGCTCAGCAATAATTCCAACTAA
- the mtnP gene encoding S-methyl-5'-thioadenosine phosphorylase has protein sequence MGTKVKAAVIGGTGLYSLDGMELVEEVLPETPWGKPSDTIKIGKIQGKLIAFLPRHGVGHFLMPHEVPMKANICALKILGVEEIVAFSSVGSLREEIKPMDFVLPAQIIDRTRGRESTFFGKGVVAHAPFADPFSKNLSDRIKKAADKINLPIHENKTLVCMEGPLFSTRAESHMYRSWGADIINMSVLPEAKLAREAEIAYQMICMSTDYDCWRENEEAVTAEMVMGNLSKNANTAKKLLTSLISDLGNGDDLSLKNSTKFSIITAPERRNPDTVAKLKVMFPDYL, from the coding sequence ATGGGGACCAAAGTAAAAGCGGCAGTAATCGGAGGAACGGGTCTCTACAGTCTTGATGGAATGGAACTCGTTGAAGAGGTCCTTCCCGAAACTCCCTGGGGCAAACCCTCCGATACGATCAAGATCGGAAAGATCCAAGGCAAACTGATCGCATTCCTTCCCAGACATGGAGTCGGGCATTTTCTAATGCCTCACGAAGTTCCCATGAAAGCAAATATCTGCGCCCTGAAGATCTTGGGTGTCGAAGAGATCGTAGCTTTCAGCTCCGTAGGTAGCTTGAGAGAAGAGATCAAGCCGATGGATTTCGTTCTTCCTGCTCAGATCATAGATAGAACTAGAGGAAGGGAATCTACCTTTTTCGGAAAAGGCGTAGTTGCTCATGCACCGTTTGCGGATCCTTTTTCAAAGAATCTGAGCGATCGCATTAAGAAAGCTGCAGATAAGATCAATCTTCCCATTCATGAGAATAAGACTTTAGTTTGTATGGAAGGTCCTTTATTTTCCACAAGAGCAGAATCCCATATGTACCGTTCTTGGGGAGCCGACATCATCAATATGAGTGTTCTTCCGGAAGCGAAACTCGCAAGAGAAGCGGAGATCGCTTACCAAATGATCTGTATGTCTACGGACTATGATTGCTGGAGAGAGAATGAAGAAGCAGTCACCGCCGAAATGGTGATGGGCAACCTTAGCAAAAATGCAAATACAGCTAAGAAACTTTTAACCTCACTGATCTCCGATCTTGGGAATGGAGATGATCTGAGCTTAAAGAACAGTACTAAATTCTCGATCATCACTGCTCCAGAACGCAGAAATCCGGATACAGTTGCCAAACTGAAAGTAATGTTCCCGGACTATCTCTGA
- a CDS encoding alpha/beta hydrolase — translation MKFLKTMLYLLSVILLIFLGLVGLLYYNQDKLIFFPEVLPEDYTYSFPYRFEEVRLDLEDGEKIYGLFFPAKGPSKGTVLYFHGNAGSLRSWGGVAEDLVPRGWDLLMTDYRGYGKSRARLTEKGMYEDAEKWYSYLQDHKAKKENDILIYGRSIGTGVALELGTKTSPAHILLETPYTSMADLAKEFYPFVPSWFLSFTLDSKKKIGNTKSPITIFHGDQDEIVPFEQGKALFEVANQEGKEVRFIRIEGGNHNNLSFYPKYQKALSDVLDSVHANRGKAKVQR, via the coding sequence ATGAAATTTCTGAAGACAATGCTTTATCTTCTCTCCGTAATTCTTCTTATATTCTTGGGCTTGGTCGGATTATTATATTATAACCAGGACAAGCTCATCTTCTTTCCGGAAGTATTGCCTGAAGACTATACGTATTCTTTTCCATATCGATTTGAAGAAGTGAGACTGGATTTAGAGGACGGAGAGAAGATCTACGGACTCTTCTTCCCTGCAAAAGGACCCTCAAAAGGTACAGTCTTATACTTTCACGGAAATGCCGGAAGTCTTAGATCCTGGGGTGGAGTAGCGGAGGATCTGGTGCCGAGAGGCTGGGATCTTTTGATGACGGACTACAGAGGATACGGAAAGAGCAGAGCAAGATTGACCGAAAAAGGAATGTATGAAGATGCCGAAAAATGGTATTCTTATCTGCAAGATCATAAGGCAAAAAAAGAAAATGATATCCTTATTTACGGCCGTTCCATAGGAACGGGAGTCGCACTTGAGTTAGGAACTAAAACCTCTCCCGCTCATATTCTATTAGAAACTCCTTATACTTCTATGGCGGACTTAGCTAAGGAATTTTATCCTTTTGTTCCAAGTTGGTTTCTGTCTTTTACTTTGGATTCAAAGAAGAAGATCGGAAATACAAAGTCCCCTATCACAATCTTTCACGGAGACCAGGATGAGATCGTGCCTTTTGAACAGGGCAAAGCGTTATTCGAAGTTGCAAACCAAGAGGGAAAGGAAGTGAGATTCATTCGGATAGAAGGAGGGAATCATAATAATCTTTCCTTCTATCCGAAATACCAAAAGGCTCTTTCTGATGTTCTAGATTCGGTCCATGCGAATCGAGGAAAAGCTAAGGTTCAGAGATAG
- a CDS encoding alkaline phosphatase D family protein has product MRRNKLLSSSHLFILLFGFFYCYLSVFGKNITSDTGSPSPIRSGPMLGYSTHKEVKIWVQTKLPAKVYAEYFLTDDPKRKHLTQEIISEHKNANVAHLIADELEPGKSYDYIIYVNGKYQEPKTIQRFKTQTIWIGKPSGPPNIKFALGSCAFVNDPKYDTQAKPYGGEYFIYKAIASKNPEFMLWMGDNIYLREPDWESRTGFIYRYTEQRALPELQPLLANVHQYAIWDDHDWGPNDGDTSFWMGATAEEMFKLFWANPNYSKKGIYGSFTWGDAQFFLTDDRSFRTANDNKTGERSYFGKRQLDWLVNGLAFSKATFKFVVVGGQVLNPLSVFENYSTYAEERDLLLSKIKKLKLKNVIFLTGDRHFTELAYLEEGFEYPLYDFTVSPLTSSTHPPITEKNPIRVEGTLVDDKRNFGTVEITGPLKQRVLNLKVFDSEGKELWNREIKAK; this is encoded by the coding sequence ATGAGACGCAATAAGCTTTTATCATCCAGCCATTTGTTCATTTTACTGTTTGGATTCTTTTACTGCTATTTGTCAGTATTTGGTAAAAATATTACATCCGACACAGGTTCGCCTTCACCTATTAGATCGGGTCCTATGCTGGGATACTCAACTCACAAAGAGGTAAAGATCTGGGTTCAAACAAAATTACCTGCAAAAGTATATGCGGAGTATTTCTTAACGGACGACCCAAAAAGGAAACATCTTACTCAAGAAATTATTTCGGAACATAAGAATGCAAACGTTGCTCATCTTATCGCAGACGAACTGGAACCTGGGAAAAGCTACGACTATATAATTTACGTAAACGGAAAATACCAGGAGCCAAAGACGATCCAGAGGTTTAAGACCCAAACAATTTGGATCGGAAAGCCTTCCGGACCTCCGAATATAAAATTCGCTCTAGGAAGTTGTGCCTTCGTGAACGACCCAAAATACGATACCCAGGCCAAGCCTTACGGCGGAGAATACTTTATCTATAAAGCGATCGCCTCTAAGAATCCCGAGTTTATGCTTTGGATGGGGGATAATATTTATCTTAGAGAACCTGATTGGGAATCTCGCACTGGATTCATTTATAGATATACCGAACAAAGAGCATTGCCTGAATTGCAACCTCTACTTGCCAATGTGCATCAATATGCTATTTGGGACGACCATGATTGGGGGCCGAATGATGGAGATACTTCTTTTTGGATGGGAGCTACCGCAGAAGAAATGTTCAAACTCTTTTGGGCCAATCCTAACTATTCTAAAAAAGGAATATACGGTTCCTTTACTTGGGGAGATGCTCAGTTCTTTCTGACTGACGACCGTAGCTTTAGGACAGCGAACGATAATAAAACCGGAGAAAGATCCTATTTCGGAAAACGTCAATTGGATTGGTTGGTCAACGGGCTTGCCTTCTCTAAGGCCACATTTAAATTCGTAGTAGTAGGGGGACAGGTCTTGAACCCTTTGTCGGTCTTCGAGAATTATTCCACTTATGCGGAAGAGAGGGATCTTCTTCTTTCTAAGATCAAAAAATTGAAATTGAAGAATGTGATCTTCTTAACTGGGGATAGGCACTTTACGGAATTAGCCTATTTGGAAGAAGGATTCGAATATCCTCTCTATGATTTTACGGTCTCTCCTCTGACTTCTTCTACGCATCCTCCGATCACAGAAAAGAACCCGATCCGAGTAGAAGGCACGTTAGTGGACGATAAGAGGAATTTCGGTACTGTGGAGATCACGGGACCACTAAAGCAAAGAGTATTGAACCTTAAGGTTTTCGATTCGGAAGGAAAGGAGCTTTGGAATCGAGAGATCAAGGCTAAATGA